From Synoicihabitans lomoniglobus, the proteins below share one genomic window:
- a CDS encoding response regulator transcription factor, which produces MISEAHLNQFSQASVQLYRPGLGLGNYAERAFGFLSQLVSSEFIVFGALDLQTKQMEMALNASVPTFSPAMEAFGELMTKYPLFRWDPEVNLGKPFTRSDFYSRREFAQTDIFAEVYDRLGIDDHCAIFVPGTEGEVCFFGVERYKGQDFSAEERTLLEFAQNHLGNARELAKARDRLSQDGARPEALVRAGLTVREADVLMWLAEGKSNEEIAILLRLQLYTVKGYVKTIFQKIAAPNRLAAALWALRVSREDEVRSLAPQDRLVTVSVADGSPD; this is translated from the coding sequence TTGATTAGCGAAGCCCACCTGAATCAGTTCAGCCAAGCCAGTGTGCAGCTCTATCGCCCGGGCTTGGGTCTGGGCAATTATGCGGAGCGGGCGTTCGGATTTTTGTCTCAGCTGGTGTCGTCGGAGTTCATCGTTTTTGGGGCATTGGATTTGCAGACAAAGCAGATGGAAATGGCGCTGAATGCGTCCGTCCCGACCTTTTCTCCGGCCATGGAGGCCTTCGGGGAATTGATGACAAAGTATCCGTTGTTTCGCTGGGACCCCGAGGTGAACCTGGGGAAACCATTTACGCGGAGTGACTTTTATTCCCGTCGCGAGTTCGCTCAGACCGACATTTTTGCCGAGGTCTATGACCGGTTGGGCATCGACGATCATTGTGCGATATTCGTGCCCGGGACTGAGGGGGAAGTCTGCTTTTTCGGGGTGGAGCGCTACAAGGGACAGGATTTTTCGGCCGAGGAGCGCACGCTGTTGGAGTTCGCGCAAAACCATCTGGGCAACGCGCGCGAGCTCGCCAAAGCCCGCGATCGCCTCTCGCAGGATGGGGCCCGTCCCGAGGCTCTCGTGCGCGCGGGACTGACCGTGCGTGAGGCCGATGTGCTGATGTGGCTGGCGGAGGGCAAGAGCAACGAGGAGATTGCGATCCTGCTGCGTCTCCAACTTTACACGGTCAAAGGTTACGTGAAAACGATCTTTCAGAAAATCGCCGCGCCCAATCGGTTGGCGGCGGCATTGTGGGCGTTGCGGGTGAGCCGGGAGGATGAAGTGCGCAGCCTCGCGCCACAGGACCGGCTCGTGACGGTCTCCGTGGCCGATGGCTCGCCCGACTAG
- a CDS encoding ABC transporter ATP-binding protein, which produces MSASASSPRPSPYTNAVLIRRLFGLAWRYRADCLKVLGLQLFLLLLGLSGLSFTGLGIDYIRYVLAQREVIGPVIPFPVGPLGLSLPPSWPPLQVVGLVAGAILSFALLRAVLNFSYTIAVNRLVQERLVVDLRGEIYEKLQRLSFRFFDANTTGSIISRVTGDVQAVRMFVDQVLIQVVIMGISLTIYIAYMARLSVSLTLACLATTPVLWVMSVIFSRHIQPRYAANRQLEEGLIHHFVESIEGAQVTKAFGREPEDRAAFDAKNDAMLRQQQGIFWRVSLFSPAVGFLTRVNIMVLLGYGGWLVIQGQLALGAGLVVFAGLLEQYSGQVNQVATLVNTIQQSLVGARRVFEILDAPIEVAAKPDATAHPRLRGEVRFDNIGFAYDGIDPVLRDIDLHVPAGRCIAILGATGAGKSVLMSLIPRFFDPTQGRLLLDGIDARDLRLDDLRRNIGIVFQESFLFSHTVAANIAFGHPDATREQVERAARIAAAHDFIMALPEGYDTVLGESGKTLSGGQRQRLALARAILLEPPILLLDDPTAAIDSETEHEIFTALDNAISGRTTFLVAHRVSTLRRADEIIVMENGRIVQRGTHDALVRQPGPYLKVARLQLIDAGEWSASPETGGAA; this is translated from the coding sequence ATGTCCGCCTCCGCGTCATCGCCCCGTCCTTCACCTTACACCAACGCCGTTCTGATTCGGCGTTTGTTTGGGCTCGCCTGGCGCTACCGGGCCGACTGCCTGAAGGTGCTGGGGCTGCAGTTGTTTCTGCTTTTGCTGGGATTGAGCGGCTTGAGCTTCACCGGGCTCGGCATCGACTACATCCGCTACGTCCTGGCTCAACGCGAGGTCATCGGTCCCGTCATCCCCTTTCCGGTCGGACCACTCGGACTTTCCCTCCCGCCATCGTGGCCCCCCTTGCAGGTCGTCGGGCTGGTGGCCGGGGCCATCCTGTCGTTTGCCCTGCTGCGCGCTGTGCTCAACTTCTCCTACACCATCGCAGTCAACCGGCTCGTGCAGGAGCGACTGGTCGTCGATTTGCGCGGCGAGATTTATGAAAAACTCCAGCGGCTGAGCTTCCGCTTTTTCGACGCCAATACCACCGGCTCGATCATTTCCCGGGTCACCGGCGATGTGCAGGCCGTGCGCATGTTTGTGGATCAGGTGCTCATCCAAGTGGTGATCATGGGCATCTCGCTCACGATCTACATCGCCTACATGGCGCGATTGAGCGTGTCGCTCACCCTCGCCTGTCTCGCCACCACTCCGGTGTTGTGGGTGATGTCGGTGATTTTTTCGCGCCACATCCAGCCGCGTTACGCCGCCAATCGCCAGCTTGAGGAGGGCCTCATTCATCACTTCGTCGAGAGCATCGAGGGCGCCCAGGTCACGAAGGCCTTTGGCCGCGAGCCCGAAGACCGCGCCGCTTTCGACGCCAAAAATGACGCGATGCTGCGCCAACAACAGGGCATCTTCTGGCGCGTCAGTTTGTTTTCCCCGGCGGTCGGTTTTCTGACCCGCGTCAATATCATGGTGCTGCTCGGCTACGGCGGCTGGCTCGTCATCCAGGGGCAACTCGCCCTTGGCGCCGGTCTCGTGGTTTTCGCCGGTCTGCTCGAACAATATTCCGGTCAGGTCAACCAGGTCGCCACCCTCGTCAATACCATCCAACAGTCCCTCGTCGGGGCGCGGCGCGTGTTTGAGATTCTCGACGCCCCGATCGAGGTGGCCGCCAAACCCGATGCCACCGCGCACCCCCGCCTGCGCGGCGAGGTGCGCTTCGACAATATCGGTTTCGCCTACGACGGCATTGACCCGGTGCTGCGCGACATCGACCTGCACGTGCCGGCCGGTCGTTGCATCGCCATCCTGGGCGCAACCGGCGCGGGCAAAAGTGTGTTGATGAGCCTCATTCCGCGCTTTTTCGACCCGACCCAGGGCCGTCTCCTGCTCGATGGCATCGATGCCCGCGATCTGCGTCTCGACGATCTGCGTCGCAATATCGGCATCGTCTTTCAGGAGAGCTTTTTGTTCTCCCACACGGTCGCCGCCAACATCGCCTTTGGTCACCCCGACGCGACCCGCGAGCAAGTCGAACGCGCCGCCCGCATCGCCGCCGCCCACGACTTCATCATGGCGCTCCCCGAGGGCTACGACACCGTGCTCGGCGAGAGCGGTAAAACCCTCTCCGGCGGTCAACGCCAACGTCTCGCGCTCGCTCGCGCCATCCTACTCGAACCACCCATCCTCCTGCTCGACGATCCCACCGCGGCCATCGACAGCGAAACCGAGCACGAGATCTTCACCGCCCTCGACAATGCGATCTCCGGCCGCACCACGTTTCTCGTCGCCCACCGGGTCAGCACGCTGCGCCGGGCCGACGAGATCATCGTTATGGAAAACGGCCGCATCGTGCAGCGCGGCACCCACGATGCGCTCGTCCGGCAGCCGGGGCCGTATCTGAAGGTCGCCCGCCTGCAGCTCATCGACGCCGGCGAGTGGTCCGCGTCCCCGGAGACAGGAGGTGCGGCATGA
- a CDS encoding ABC transporter ATP-binding protein, whose product MSAMDPIRTPSGPPRTPRDLGLVRLRRDEEENEARTRPLDWGILQRLFSYTRPIAAKRNALVALTLVRSGQLPALAWMVGAIISGPISGHDTSTLTWAVLGYLALAISTDFLFHFRQRFAQELGESVVNRLRGEIFAAVQRQPMAFFHRVKTGSIIGRMTSDVQTLRTGIQDVFFVSIVQLGQMTCAALLMAWTDWVMFLIIAGLAPVLWGLNHHFRGKLSRDSRATQESFSRVTASLAESVGGIRVTQGFVRERHNAGLFRELVADHASYNMALARTSAVLQPLLELNSQFFISCLLLLGGWRAFDGAMEVADLIQFFFLANVFFAPIQTLGNQFNQALIAMAGAERVFRLIDRKPEWSDPPDATPLAEPNDAESAGVTVEFDRVHFGYTADKPVLHDITFAATAGQSIALVGHTGSGKSSILNLVTKFYPPTSGTIRLDGRDLSGIDSDSLHRRMGMVTQHNFLFSGTIRDNIRRGRPDADDAAVRATIDQLGCADLFDALPRGLDTDVGERGSGLSLGQRQLVCIARAMIANPRLIVLDEATSSIDAVTESRLQHALRVLLAGRTSFIVAHRLSTIREADLVLVLDQGRIIERGTHHELVQQAGTYAELYRQFSSPDAT is encoded by the coding sequence ATGAGCGCCATGGATCCGATCCGCACCCCCAGCGGCCCACCTCGCACGCCGCGCGATCTGGGGCTCGTGCGCCTGCGCCGCGACGAGGAGGAAAACGAAGCCCGGACCCGACCACTGGACTGGGGCATCCTGCAGCGGCTCTTTTCCTACACCCGGCCCATCGCCGCCAAGCGCAACGCTCTCGTGGCGCTCACGCTCGTGCGTTCCGGGCAACTGCCCGCCCTGGCGTGGATGGTGGGTGCAATCATTTCCGGCCCCATCTCGGGACACGATACGTCCACGCTGACCTGGGCGGTGCTGGGCTATCTCGCCCTCGCGATCAGCACCGATTTTCTGTTCCACTTCCGCCAACGCTTCGCCCAGGAATTGGGTGAGTCCGTGGTCAACCGCCTGCGGGGTGAAATCTTCGCCGCCGTGCAACGGCAACCGATGGCGTTTTTCCATCGCGTAAAAACCGGCTCCATCATCGGCCGCATGACCTCCGATGTGCAGACGTTGCGCACCGGCATCCAGGACGTGTTCTTCGTGAGTATCGTGCAACTCGGACAAATGACCTGCGCGGCGCTGCTCATGGCGTGGACGGACTGGGTCATGTTTCTCATCATCGCCGGCCTCGCGCCAGTGCTGTGGGGCCTCAATCATCATTTTCGGGGCAAACTCAGCCGCGACTCGCGCGCGACGCAGGAGAGTTTTAGCCGCGTGACCGCCAGCCTGGCCGAGTCCGTCGGCGGCATCCGGGTCACGCAGGGCTTCGTCCGCGAACGTCACAACGCCGGCCTCTTCCGCGAACTCGTGGCCGATCACGCCAGCTACAACATGGCGCTCGCCCGCACCTCTGCCGTGTTGCAGCCGCTGCTCGAACTCAACAGCCAGTTTTTCATCTCGTGCCTCCTGCTGCTCGGCGGCTGGCGGGCGTTTGACGGCGCCATGGAAGTCGCCGACCTCATCCAGTTCTTCTTCCTCGCCAACGTGTTTTTCGCGCCGATCCAAACGTTGGGTAACCAGTTCAACCAGGCCCTCATCGCCATGGCCGGAGCCGAGCGCGTATTCCGGCTCATCGACCGGAAACCCGAGTGGAGCGATCCGCCCGACGCCACGCCTCTGGCCGAGCCCAACGACGCCGAATCCGCCGGCGTCACCGTCGAGTTCGACCGTGTTCACTTCGGCTACACCGCCGACAAACCGGTCCTGCACGACATCACTTTTGCCGCCACCGCCGGGCAAAGCATCGCACTCGTCGGCCACACCGGCAGCGGCAAGAGCTCCATTCTCAATCTCGTCACCAAGTTCTACCCGCCCACGTCCGGAACGATCCGGCTCGACGGTCGCGACCTGTCCGGCATCGACAGCGATTCCCTGCATCGCCGGATGGGCATGGTCACCCAGCACAACTTCCTCTTCAGCGGCACGATTCGCGACAACATCCGGCGCGGTCGACCCGACGCCGACGATGCCGCCGTGCGCGCCACCATCGACCAACTCGGTTGCGCCGATCTCTTCGACGCGTTACCCCGCGGGCTCGACACCGACGTCGGGGAACGGGGCTCCGGTCTGTCTCTCGGCCAACGCCAACTCGTGTGCATCGCCCGTGCCATGATCGCCAACCCGCGCCTCATCGTGCTCGACGAAGCCACCAGCTCCATCGATGCCGTCACCGAGTCGCGCCTGCAACACGCCCTGCGCGTGCTGCTCGCCGGACGCACCAGCTTCATCGTCGCGCACCGCCTGAGCACGATTCGGGAAGCCGACCTCGTGCTCGTGCTCGACCAAGGCCGCATCATCGAACGCGGCACCCACCACGAACTCGTCCAGCAGGCCGGCACCTACGCCGAACTCTACCGCCAGTTCAGCAGCCCCGATGCGACTTGA
- a CDS encoding DUF547 domain-containing protein has protein sequence MRQRLHLLPSLIVLLFGAATAVAGVNDAVYTALLQDHVRGAEVDYRRIQKDPRLDAYLAELAATDPTTLASRDAQLAFWINAYNAYTLKLIASVYPVDTIRTITAVGQTDDVDQGKPWDIPLAIVGGRAYTLEFIEHEIIRPQFNDARIHFALVCAAVSCPKLRHEAYTATDLNAQLNDQGRWFLAHRNEIDGRRRTARLSQIFNWFADDFGGNQTAILDFIADFTTADIARSLRRDPDGWKVSYLDYDWDLNDRH, from the coding sequence ATGCGGCAACGCCTCCATCTCCTGCCCAGCTTGATCGTGCTTCTTTTCGGAGCTGCCACGGCCGTCGCGGGAGTGAATGACGCCGTTTATACCGCATTGCTCCAGGACCACGTGCGGGGGGCCGAGGTTGACTACCGCCGGATTCAAAAGGATCCACGTCTCGACGCCTACCTCGCCGAGCTCGCGGCGACTGATCCGACCACATTGGCGTCCCGCGATGCCCAACTCGCGTTTTGGATCAATGCCTACAACGCTTACACGCTGAAGCTCATCGCTTCCGTGTATCCGGTCGACACCATCCGCACGATCACGGCCGTGGGCCAAACCGACGATGTCGACCAAGGAAAGCCGTGGGACATCCCGTTGGCGATCGTCGGCGGCCGCGCCTACACGCTGGAGTTCATCGAACACGAAATTATCCGGCCCCAATTCAACGATGCACGCATCCATTTCGCGCTGGTTTGCGCGGCAGTTTCCTGCCCCAAGCTGCGCCACGAGGCTTACACTGCCACCGACTTAAACGCGCAACTCAACGACCAAGGCCGGTGGTTTCTCGCGCACCGCAACGAGATCGATGGTCGCCGACGCACCGCCCGCCTCTCCCAAATATTCAATTGGTTCGCCGATGACTTCGGCGGTAACCAAACCGCCATCCTCGACTTCATCGCCGATTTCACCACCGCCGACATCGCCCGCAGCCTGCGCCGCGATCCCGACGGCTGGAAGGTAAGCTATCTGGACTACGACTGGGACCTCAACGACCGGCACTGA